The Vitis riparia cultivar Riparia Gloire de Montpellier isolate 1030 chromosome 10, EGFV_Vit.rip_1.0, whole genome shotgun sequence genome includes a region encoding these proteins:
- the LOC117924143 gene encoding ferredoxin--NADP reductase, root isozyme, chloroplastic, with the protein MAHLAVSQVSVTVPVGGESSVRRSVFQRHNISFHEKSWAPILALDLKTKNVRLKNRYVVCMSVQQASIPKVAVSPLELEDAKGPPLNLYKPKEPYTATIVSVERIVGPKAPGETCHIVIDHGGIVPYWEGQSYGVIPPGENPKKPGAPHNVRLYSIASTRYGDFFDGKTTTLCVRRAVYYDPVTGKEDPSKNGVCSNYLCDSKPGDKVKITGPSGKIMLLPEDDPNATHIMIATGTGVAPYRGYLRRMFMEDVPSFRFGGLAWLFLGVANTDSLLYDNEFTKYLKDYPDQFRYDKALSREQKNRNGGKMYVQDKIEEYSDEIFKLLDGGAHIYFCGLKGMMPGIQETLKRVADQRGENWEEKLAQLKKNKQWHVEVY; encoded by the exons ATGGCTCATTTGGCCGTCTCTCAG GTTTCTGTAACTGTTCCGGTTGGTGGCGAGTCATCTGTTCGAAGATCCGTGTTTCAG AGACACAATATCAGCTTTCATGAGAAATCATGGGCACCTATATTGGCTTTGGATTTAAAAACCAAGAATGTGCGTTTGAAAAATCGTTATGTAGTATGCATGTCAGTGCAACAAGCTAGCATACCAAAGGTTGCAGTTTCACCTTTAGAACTTGAAGATGCCAAAGGGCCCCCACTAAATTTATACAAGCCCAAGGAACCTTATACAGCTACCATAGTTTCTGTTGAAAGGATTGTGGGCCCAAAAGCACCAGGAGAGACATGTCATATTGTGATTGATCACGGTGGCATTGTTCCCTATTGGGAAGGACAGAGTTATGGTGTAATTCCTCCT GgtgaaaacccaaaaaaaccAGGAGCTCCCCACAATGTTCGGCTTTATTCAATTGCATCCACCAGGTATGGAGACTTTTTTGATGGAAAGACAACCACCCTGTGTGTTCGCCGTGCTGTCTATTATGACCCTGTGACCGGAAAAGAGGATCCTTCAAAAAATGGTGTGTGCAGCAATTATCTTTGTGATTCAAAGCCTGGAGACAAAGTCAAGATCACTG GTCCCTCTGGTAAGATTATGCTTTTGCCAGAAGACGACCCGAATGCTACTCACATAATGATTGCTACTGGTACTGGAGTGGCTCCATATAGAGGTTACCTCCGCCGCATGTTTATGGAGGATGTCCCTTCATTCAGGTTTGGTGGTCTAGCTTGGCTGTTCCTTGGGGTGGCCAATACTGACAGTCTCCTCTATGACAATGAGTTCACCAAGTATCTTAAGGACTACCCAGATCAGTTTAGATATGACAAGGCTCTTAGTAGAGAACAAAAGAACAGGAATGGAGGCAAGATGTATGTTCAGGATAAGATTGAGGAATACAGTGATGAGATTTTCAAGCTGTTGGATGGTGGAGCCCATATATATTTTTGCGGGCTTAAGGGAATGATGCCTGGGATCCAAGAAACTCTTAAGAGGGTTGCAGACCAGAGAGGAGAGAACTGGGAAGAGAAGCTTGCACAGCTCAAAAAGAACAAGCAATGGCATGTTGAAGTCTATTGA